A segment of the Salvelinus sp. IW2-2015 linkage group LG23, ASM291031v2, whole genome shotgun sequence genome:
GCCCTGGACACATTATACAGTATAGTTAGAAGCATGTATTAAAGTGTCACTCCACAATGATacaacactacaaaatacagaTTTGTTTTTATCACATTGTGGACCACTCAAATTTCATTTTGAGACACTAAAAACAATCATAGTCAAATGTGGTACAGGCATAATCTACAATGAATTGAATAATCTATACACGTATGCATGAAAAAAGTAAAGTGAATTAAAGGACAATTAGGCACTGAAAAATAAACGTATTTGTTGGAGGATAGGGTGGCAGACTATGTCTCAGGCATTTACATTATTGTTACCTGATAAAATGTCACATAATGTATTTTCATCAAGACTGTTAAAATGTTCATTTTGGTTGGACAGCTGACAAAAAAGATCATCCATAATTTCGTTGAATAACCCACAGTAAAGCAAGGCATGATGTTCAGTTTCAATGGAATGATTGTTGCAAAAAGTATATACACATTAATCTAGGGGAGTGTTTTGTATCGACCAGTCTCAATAGCGAGATGGGCCACTCCATATCTACATTTTTCAAGAGTTTCGATATTGATTGGATAAAACAGTACATACATAGGGTTCTGTCCCAAAAGTGCATTTAAAAAGACAGTAGGTGCGCAGTTTGTTACTTTCAGGTTTGTTTATCAGTCGGTACCACTTTAGTTGGTACTTTAGTTGGTATCAGTCGGTACCACTTTAGCTCTCTAAAATAATTCAAAAGCATTATGGTCATTTCTAGAATACAGTCTGTCTGTATCAGAGTCATACAGATGGAGTTAAAGGATTTGACATggtaaataaatattttctttacagtAGCAACATTGCAAGCCCTTAATAATATACTTTTACATAGATGTTCATTTGGCATGGTGCAAAAATGCATAGTCACTGGTGATGCCATATAGGTTTTCAGCCCATATCACCTTGAATAGCAGCATTTGGCATGTATGTTACCGTTCAAATTAAATTCAGTTGTGTAATGTCTGTACATGTAACAACCCTATTGTCATTCTGCTTTCACACAGCAGGTTATGGGTGCATTTTCAGATGGGTTAAGTTTAGTAATCTTCTTGGGATCTGCATGTTTCCACAGGCCACCATAGAGATTATGATCACACTTGCTGAATTCAAGTATTTGTGGCTTGAAAGCACACCAAAATGCACTTAAGAAGAACTTAGTTTATGAACACCCAGTGCACAGTATTTAGACTTGGTTGTGGTAAAGCACAATCATCACTAATGTCAGAGTTGTCTAAATAATCATTTCTGTCCTGTATTAGGATCACCATCATGATGCAGCTGAAGTGTAAACTACAAGAATCAATGGATCTCTCACTGAAGACCCCCAACAGCTCGTTCCTCCCAGGTAAATGAAATGGACCAAATGCTTGAGCTATTCCAATATAGTTTAAATCAAGTCAAGTACTCGTCAGAACAAGTCTGGAAACCATGTCCACTTTATCTTGAGCTSCATTTAGCTCGTGTCATAAGTAAATGTTTTCAAGTTATACATTACTCACGTTACTTTCAAtcttgttgtttgtaaacaattgagtaataaacatttatattttgggttataaTAAAGTAAGACAAGAACACAAAaacatttcaggatttttgtccATGGCAGTCTAAAATGACTAAAGAAACCTCAATATTGGATGACAGCTAGAAAGCTTTTTACTTAAAGGAGAAGTTGaggattttacaacttgatgttagtgTGACCTGGTGAgattggacccaggtgcagagaagagaccagtcGAGGAATCAGTGCTTACGGATAATCATAAATtctttactgagaaacggtaaCTGAAGGACCACAGTAACactggaaaaacaacaaacaccatCTCAAACTCACTCAGGAGACAAATGTAcatggtaaacaattcaagcttctgcaaaggaaaccagaaaacacacctcttttaacagggaactCATAATGAGTAGTAGGACACACCGGAGTGTCATTAATGTTTCTAGGAtggtctctgctgccctctggtgacaggtggaaccatgacagttGGTTGCTCACCCTTAAAGTATTtggccaggagaaactgtaatccatgtttggttttctttaaacagccactgcaaacttcagctaactttagccaccacaAGCTAACAAACAATAGAAATGATGGGAACATTTGATCAtgtgttttttcttcttaaaatgaAATGGTCAAATCACCTTAAagtaacatcaaaccaaataGAGTTAATTTCAGGGGATTGGCCACTATCTAACATCAAATTATAAAAATCTTAAAAGTTGCTGCTTGTCCTGAATCctgtgtgttattttagtgttccctttatttttttgagcagtgtatatgtatatatgtatgtgtatatattcatatatatatgtgggtatgtgtatggcaaaaaaaaaaatatatatatatatataaccaaatACAGAGTTGATTTTTAGTTAAATTCAGGTGATTTGGCCGCTATCTAACATCAAAGTTCTAAAATCCTGAACTTCCCCTTAAAAGTTGATGCTTGTTCTGAACCCTTTCTCTTATGCAGATGATGTCACTGTGGAGTATAACAAGATGAAGATGTACTATGAGAAACTGATGGGTTCTCTagtacagtacacttcactcCAAGACTGGATTTACACACAAAAACTACCACTTTTGAATCACAGTCTGGGAATAGAAGGAAGCGTGTGCAGGTATGTTTTGTGGGAGTTGATTAACCATATTTCAACCACAATTCTGTCTGAGATTATTTGATCCCATGTACTAGAGTTGCCTGGTCTTCCTTTTTCTGTTACAGGTGTCAACAGGTGTAACACTGTTAACCCTGAGATTGTCAAAGAACTTACAACACATAACCACAAGCCTACATATAGGTAACTATTGATCACTAAAACTTTCACTGCTTTATCATGGCCTTTTCCTATGGTCATGTTTACCAAAAGAGTGCTTGACTCTTTTTATTCCCCAAAAGTTTACAGCTGTCATCTTTTCCCTTCGTCTGCCTCACAGGCTCCAATCCCCAAGGCAGGTCTTTTCCAGTGCAGTTCACTGGACTGGTGTTTCTGATGGAAGGGAAAGGAGATGTGGTTTACATGGTGACTCAATGGGACAGCAGCCCCTGGGCTCCAGGATACCAAGCAGGACCCCTATTCAGCATTGACTGTCCTGAGCAGTCTGTCCGCCAACTGCATCTCCcacactgtatgtgtgatggtaagtgatgcatcactgtatgtgtgatggtaagtgatgcacccactgtatgtgtgatggtaagtgtgcattactgtatgtgtgatggtaGTTTGCAtcactgtatgtgtgatggtaAGTGATGCCTCACTGTATGTGTGGATGGTAAGTGATgctcactgtatgtgtgatggtaAGTGATGGCATAATGTATGTGTGATGGTAAGTGATGCCTCACTGTATGTGGTGATGGTAAGGTGATGCGtcactgtatgtgtgatggtaCGTGATGCGTCACTGTAAATGTGTGATGGTAAGTGATGCctcactgtatgtgtgatggtaCGTGATGCctcactgtatgtgtgatggtaagtgatgcctcactgtatgtgtgatggtaAGTGATGCATCATTTCAGTATATTGATTGTTTTAATATACAATATCAAGATTATTCTAATACAATTATAAAACAAGTATAATGGGACAATAACGGTGAATAATACATTCAATAATAATACATACTTTGGATGAGACTTACAGTAAATTAAAGCATTAATTACAGTCAATGAAAGCATTGTTCTTATTCTGCAGAGAAGGATGACAAATTGTCCGTGGCCCATGTTACTGATGGCAACATGGAGATTGTTCAGCCACTCAAGACGACTGCTACACACGTGATTGTAAACATcacacacctctccctctttGGCCTCGTCAGGGATGTGTTCACCTTCCTCCCGGTCCGAAGCCAGGTGCTGCTGTTCCTCCGACCACAAGGGAACAGACACCAGAAGAGCATACTGAGTGTTATGTTGTTGCCCAGAAATGTGCCACTTTGTGAGGTAATGTTTACAGTATGAAGGAATTAATTCTGCACACTGCAAGAGCTGTTTTGTAGAATGAACTTGAACGTAGACATTGTTCTAGAAGGATAAATGGTGGTAAAATGGCTCATTACAATTACTTGATTTCTCTCAGAACTGTTAGTGTGAATGTATTTGATCAGTTTACCCTGAAGTAATGCACCTttattctttgaaggtggaacATCAACAGAAGGGGAGTACCTTCATTCAAACCAGCTCCAACTGCACATTGACTCCTAGAGGAAAATATGGCCTCTGCTGTGAGCTGGTGGCAAATTCTACCATACAGCCAAAAGTAAGCATGGCCATCACATACTACCATACATTCCTACATGCacagagtttacaaaacattaggaacacctgctcttttcatgacattgactgaccagatgaatcttgttaaatccactttaatcagtatagatgaaggggaggagacaggttaaatactATTTTTTAAGCCCTGAGACAATTTAGATATGCATTGTGTATGTGGGCCATACAGAgggagaatgggcaagacaaaatatttaagtgcctttgaacggggtatggtacagAAGTtggcttgtgtcaagaactgcaaaactgctgtgtttttcaagctcaacagtttaccgtgtgtatcaagaagatatggattgtgtatatgggccattcagagggagaatgggcaaaacaaaagatttaagtgcctttgaccgGGGTATGGTACAGAAGTtggcttgtgtcaagaactgcaaaactgctgggtttttcaagctcaacagtttaccgtgtgtatcaagaatgatccaccacc
Coding sequences within it:
- the LOC111951118 gene encoding NACHT, LRR and PYD domains-containing protein 1b allele 2 isoform X2; the encoded protein is MEGKGDVVYMVTQWDSSPWAPGYQAGPLFSIDCPEQSVRQLHLPHCMCDEKDDKLSVAHVTDGNMEIVQPLKTTATHVIVNITHLSLFGLVRDVFTFLPVRSQVLLFLRPQGNRHQKSILSVMLLPRNVPLCEVEHQQKGSTFIQTSSNCTLTPRGKYGLCCELVANSTIQPKSGEFDYDYSPNFHPTFQVFLDCMSGAENIRLSLLDRGSNDQRVWECLVPTDFEPPQVNPINPNPGAETELKQLSGEAFVDKHMAALIQTVTMVLHVADDLLVEEMIPDELYSRILMAWPSQEQRRLLFDAVQAGGTRVKSAFYKALLNHEPRLVQDLAASR
- the LOC111951118 gene encoding NACHT, LRR and PYD domains-containing protein 1b allele 2 isoform X1 translates to MEGKGDVVYMVTQWDSSPWAPGYQAGPLFSIDCPEQSVRQLHLPHCMCDEKDDKLSVAHVTDGNMEIVQPLKTTATHVIVNITHLSLFGLVRDVFTFLPVRSQVLLFLRPQGNRHQKSILSVMLLPRNVPLCEVEHQQKGSTFIQTSSNCTLTPRGKYGLCCELVANSTIQPKSGEFDYDYSPNFHPTFQVFLDCMSGAENIRLSLLDRGSNDQRVWECLVPTDFEPPQVNPINPNPGAETELKQLSGEAFVDKHMAALIQTVTMVLHVADDLLVEEMIPDELYSRILMAWPSQEQRRLLFDAVQAGGTRVKSAFYKALLNHEPRLVQDLAAASR